The following is a genomic window from Syntrophaceae bacterium.
ACCTCGGAGACCTCGACCTTGTCCGGGTTGTCCACCAATGCCTGGGCGATGTACTTGATCAGGTCTTTCATCGTCGCGACCTCCAGGGAAATCTGAGATGTTAAGCTCCTGGTTCACCCCATTTGAATCGAGAGTCAAACGAAGACGGCGTTTCAGGCGACCTTGGTCTTGTCCTTCGCGATCGTGATCCCCTTCTTCCCGAGCAGCTGGGCGACGGTCAGCGTCGGCACGGCCCCCCTGGTGAGCCATTCCCGGACCCGGTCTTCCTTGACCGTGATCTCCGCCGGGTTCTTCTTCGGGTCGTAATTGCCGACGATTTCGATGAATTTCCCGTCCCTGGGCGACTCCGAATCGGCTACGACGATCCGGTAGTAGGGTTTCTTCCGGGTTCCCATCCGCGTCAATCTCATCCTCACAGCCATTCCGTTACTCCGTACCCTCCTGATATGTTGTGCGAAAAAAAGTATGTTAAATTAGCACAAAGCGACGGTTTTTTGAATCTTTTTTTTCCAGCCCGCTCAGGGGCGGAAAAAACCGCGCCGCAGGGCGTCCTTGCCCCCGGGACGCATCATCTTCTTCATCATCTTGCGCATCTCGACGTAATTCTTCAGCAGGCGGTTGACGTCCTGCACCGACGTGCCGCTTCCCCGGGCGATGCGCTTGCGCCGGGAGCCGTCGATGATCAGGTGGTTGGCCCGCTCTTTTTTGGTCATGGAGTCGATGATGGCCATGGTCCGGACCAGTTCCTTCTCGTCGGGGTCGACGTCCTTGAGGGCCTTCAGCTTTCCGAGACCGGGGATCATGCCGAGCATGTCCTTCAGGGAGCCCATCTTGCGCATCTTCTGCAGCTGGTCCCTGAAGTCCTCCAGCGTGAAGGTGTCCTTGCGGATCTTCTTCTCGAGCTCCCTGGCTTCCCGGACGTCGATGGCGGACTGGGCCTTTTCGACAAGGGTCAGG
Proteins encoded in this region:
- the rpsP gene encoding 30S ribosomal protein S16, with the protein product MAVRMRLTRMGTRKKPYYRIVVADSESPRDGKFIEIVGNYDPKKNPAEITVKEDRVREWLTRGAVPTLTVAQLLGKKGITIAKDKTKVA